A stretch of DNA from Bradyrhizobium algeriense:
CCAGGACAATCCCATGCGTTTCTCCTAATGCTCGAGGTCCTGAGACATCTTATGTTGCTTCGCCTGATCGCCCAAGAAACCGCTGATGACTTTCGCGATTTCAGCGCAGTGCGTCTCCAGCGCGAAGTGGCCGGTGTCGAAGAAGCGAACCTTTGCCTCCGGAATATCTCGCTTGAATGCTTCGGCGCCGGATGGGAGGAAGAACGGATCGTTCTTGCCCCACACTGCCAAAAACGGCGGCTTATGGGTTCGGAAATATCGTTGGAATGAGGGATACAGCGCGACATTGTTTTTATAGTCGCCCAAAAGATCGAGCTGAATTTCATCTGCTCCGGGACGCGCCAAATAGTAGTTGTCAAGGTTCCGACCGTCCGGCGATACGATCGTTGGATCGGGCACGCCGTGCGTGTACTGCCAGGTTGTCGTTTCGGGCGTGAGAAATGTGCGAAGCGCTTGCCGGTTCGCTTGGGACGCGCTTTCCCAGTACGCTCGGATCGGGGTCCACCCATCGCTGAGACCCTCTTCGTAAGCGTTACCATTCTGCGAGATAATCGCTGTGATCCGCTCCGGATGACGGACGGCCATTCGAAAGCCGGTCGGCGCACCATAATCAAAAACATAGAGAGCAAAGCGATCGAAATTGACGATCTCCGTAAAGCGCTCGATTACCCGAGCGATGTTCTCGAACGTGTAAAGGAACTTCTCTCTCGCTGGCATCTCAGATTGGCCGAAGCCGGGAAGGTCCGGCGCGATCACGTCGAACTTTTCGGCGGCGACGGGAAGCAGACCGCGGAACATATGGCTTGCGGTCGGAAAACCGTGCAAGAGAAGCAGCTTCGGCGCGCCGACATTCCGCGCTTCGCGATAGAAAATCCTGACGCCACTAACTTCGGCTGTTTTGTATCTGACCAGACTCATCAGACGCTCCTATTATTCGCGCTGGACTCAGGTAAACGAACAGACAAAGGCAGATCAGCGCCATCCCTGCGATCGGATAGCGGAGCGCTGCGACTCCCGCGGCGGCGAACACTGCCAGCGTCGCAAACGAGCGCATACGCATCATCGATCGGACTCTCGGCTCAACCTTGTGAGGCGCGGATTTGTCGACGGCCTCCAGGCACAGCAGCAGATAAGTTACATTGACCAGGAAGAAATCGCCCGCATAGAAGGCGACTGCGGCGGCGCCCAATCGGGTGGTCGCGATCCATGCGGTGGCAAACGGGATCAATGAGACGGCGAACAGATGCGCAAAGTTTCCCCAAATCAAACGCTGTGTTGCGGCATCGGGAAACCGCAAAAGGTGGTGATGATTTACCCAGACGATTGCGATGAATGCGTAGCTGATCGTGTAGCTGATTGCGGTCGGCCATAATTCCAACAATGCTTCAAAGCTCGCCTCCCTTGGAGGGTGTAGTTCCAGCACCAGAATCGTGATGATCACGGCGAATACACCATCGGAAAAGGCGTTCATTCTGTCTGGTGTGGCTATCTCTCTATTCGCCATCGCGGTGCACCTTGGACACTATGATCACGGCAGGTTGGCCGCCCTGTCCGAGTATCTGGCCGAGAATGCCTTCTTGCAGCCATGCGCCTGATCTCGTTGAGCTTTCTTCTTCTTGGCTTGGCTGAAATGTGTTAATTTGCTCGGTAGCCAGAAGATGTCCTACTCCCGCTATAGGCGGCCCGCGTTGGAGCGAGCGTTGGAGTGATCATGGAAATGGCGAGCAAGTTGACGGATCGGGTGCTGTTGCTGGGACCGCTTCAGGTCATCCACGATGGTATACCTTTGGACCAGCCGCCTTCGCGTAAGGTCCGGGCCCTCCTTGGGTATCTCGCGATGTCACCGCGCCCTGTCGCCCGCGAAAAGCTGTGCGAGTTGTTTTGGGACGTAGCGGACGACCCACGCAGCGAGTTGCGCTGGTGCCTTTCCAAGCTACGGCCCCTCCTGGACCGGCCGACAGAGAGGCGGATTGTCGCCGACCGCAAGCAGGTTTGGGTCAATGCAGGTTCGCTTGATGTCGATGCCCAGTCTGTCACGCTACGAATGCAGAAGACGTTGTCAGAGGGTTCACCCGGCGAGCTTCGGTCGCTGTTGGCTTTGTTCAGGGGTGACTTCCTCGAGGGTGTTTCGGTGGATGGCGCTCCATCGATCGAAAACTGGCTTGCTGGCCAGCGCCACCGCTTCAGTCAGATGCGACAACAGCTTCTCGAACGGCTCAGTTCAGTCCTGCCGCCGGAGAGCGACGATCGTATCGAATACCTGCGAGAATGCATCGAAGTGGCGCCGTTCGACGAAGCGATTCACCTCGAACTGGTTCGCACGCTGCTCCGCCGTGGCCTTTATGCG
This window harbors:
- a CDS encoding alpha/beta hydrolase yields the protein MSLVRYKTAEVSGVRIFYREARNVGAPKLLLLHGFPTASHMFRGLLPVAAEKFDVIAPDLPGFGQSEMPAREKFLYTFENIARVIERFTEIVNFDRFALYVFDYGAPTGFRMAVRHPERITAIISQNGNAYEEGLSDGWTPIRAYWESASQANRQALRTFLTPETTTWQYTHGVPDPTIVSPDGRNLDNYYLARPGADEIQLDLLGDYKNNVALYPSFQRYFRTHKPPFLAVWGKNDPFFLPSGAEAFKRDIPEAKVRFFDTGHFALETHCAEIAKVISGFLGDQAKQHKMSQDLEH
- a CDS encoding TMEM175 family protein, whose protein sequence is MNAFSDGVFAVIITILVLELHPPREASFEALLELWPTAISYTISYAFIAIVWVNHHHLLRFPDAATQRLIWGNFAHLFAVSLIPFATAWIATTRLGAAAVAFYAGDFFLVNVTYLLLCLEAVDKSAPHKVEPRVRSMMRMRSFATLAVFAAAGVAALRYPIAGMALICLCLFVYLSPARIIGASDESGQIQNSRS